Within the Sulfurospirillum barnesii SES-3 genome, the region GCGGTAGGGTTTGGACATGAGATGTATCATTATCGAGAAAACGAGTATCTTTTAGCCTCAACGCATATCCCAGCGGATGTTAAGATTATTGAAGCCTCTACACAAAAGCCGTATCGAGGGCTAACACTAACCTTTAGTTTAGAGGCGATTTATGAGGTGCTTAAACGTGTCCATCCTATTAAACTAAAATGTGAACATAAATCCGAAAAAGGACTCTTTTTTGATACCTTACATGTAAAGCTTTATGAACCCATTGCAAGGCTTGTGAAGCTTTTAGAACGCCCACAAGAGGAGATTGATTTTCTCTCACCACTGATTATGAAAGAGATTTTGTTTACGCTCATCAACGATAAAAGTGGCTATTTTCTCAATAAATTTGCGATGGAGGGTACGACTTCCAATAAAATCGTCAAAGCCATTTCAGAAATCAAAAACAACTTTAATGAAAAGCTCAACATGGTAGAACTTGCCAAGCATATCGATATGAGCGAGTCGCATTTGTATCAAAATTTTAAAACCATCACTTCCCTCTCTCCACTGCAATTTCAAAAAAAACTGCGCCTTGAAGAAGCCAAAAAGATGCTAAGTGTTCGTAAAATTGACATCTCTGAGGTGGCATTTTTAGTCGGTTATGAGAGTCCATCACAATTTAGCAGAGAGTACGCTCGTATGTTTGGCATGCCTCCTAAAGAGCATCTCAAACAGTTACACGCCTAAAATCTATTTTTTGGAGGAATAGGCATCTGCATAACGATGGCATTGTAAATGCCATCGTCTTAAAGATTATAAAGCATTTTTGAGAATTTCAGCAATGACCTCTTTAGTATAAACTTTTTCCATTCCAAAATAGTGGGCGTTATCGACAGCATTTTCGATAATTACAGGAAGTGATTTTTCTTCAATTCCATACTCTGAAAATTTCGTTGGTGTACCAATTTTTCTAAACCATGCCTCCAGCGCCTCTATGCCTTCTTCAGCACTTTTTTGTCCAAAAATGGTTGTGGCAAAACGAGTAAATTGCGTTTCATTGTATTGGCGATACCACTTCATCCACGCAGGCATCACAATCGAAAGCCCCGCACCATGAGGAATATTGCACATAGCGGAGATGGCATGTTCTATCATGTGATTTGGAAAACCAATGCCCGCAACACCCACATGCGTTAAGCCGTTTAAAGCACACGTAGCCGCCCATGCAAATTCGCCCCTTGCCTCATCATCGTTTGGATTTTCTAGAAGCTTCTCTGTGGTCTCCATCACGGTTGTAATAATCACTTCAATCTGCTTACTGATAAAGAGAGGATGCGTCGTTGCCGTAAAATAGCCCTCAATACAGTGTGCAATCACATCAGAAGCCGAATAGACCAAATACTCTTTGCTCACACTGCTTTGAAGTTGAGGGTTGATGATAGAGACTTTTGGGAAGAGTGCGGGTGCTTGAATAAAATACTTTTGATGCGTTGCATCGTTAGTAATGACCGCTCCATGGTTCATCTCACTGCCTGTGGCGGCAAGCGTGATAATATCAAAAATGGGCAATGCTTTTTCAACCGTTGCTTTGCCTAAGAAAAAATCCCACACATCATTCTCTGTGAGCGCACCTGCGGCAATGGCTTTGGAACTATCCAACACCGAACCACCACCAACTGCCAAAATGGCATCGACGTTGTGCGCTTTGGCAACGCTGATACCCTCATAGACTTTAGAGAGCAGAGGATTGCTCACGATACCGCCTAATTCAACAAAAGCAATGTTGTGTGCCTTAAGACTCGCTGCGACCGTGTCAAACAGTCCATCTTTTTTAATACGCTCACTTCCATAGGCAAGTAACACTTTTTTAATGCCATTTGCTTCTAAGTGCTTGCCTATTTCTTTTTCTTTATCTATCCCAAACTCAATGCGTGTTGGGTTCCAAAAAGTGAAATTTTCCATGTTTTTTCCTTGAATGTATTTGGGGTATTATAGAATGAAAAGGGCATAAACCCCTAGACCAATTATCTGAAAAATTTGCCTAATTCTCCAAAACGATGTTACATGTAAAGAGTTTACGCTTGAAATTCACTCATATACGTACGGTACAAAAGAGGCACTAAGTTCTTTTGCAGTTTGGGATTGTGTCTACTTTGAATAGCCGTGGCTTTAAAAAAGCGTTTCCACAGCTCTTTGACATGGGCTTCGTTTTGGGAGTAGATAGGTGCATCAAAAGAGGCAATGGAGTGAATCTGCATAGAACTTTCATCTTTCATCAAAGCCAAAGAGCGTCTCACATCGTGAATAATAAAAGGAATTTTGCCTAAGCGTTTGAAAAAATGCTCTCCTAAAAAAGGCAAAATGTTAAATTTTGTCTCGATTTTTGCGTAGAGTGTGCCATCTTCTAGCTCTTCAAAACGGGTGAAGCCGTACATTTTATGTACCAAAGAGAGCAGTTCTTTTTCTAGGTTTTGAATGTAAAAAAGATGTGGATTGGTGATA harbors:
- a CDS encoding AraC family transcriptional regulator codes for the protein MDEAIEKCRLEVIDVIDRLYPHCNESVQSKIAPLSFYLASSPSEFKSIVYEPSLCLILQGSKAVGFGHEMYHYRENEYLLASTHIPADVKIIEASTQKPYRGLTLTFSLEAIYEVLKRVHPIKLKCEHKSEKGLFFDTLHVKLYEPIARLVKLLERPQEEIDFLSPLIMKEILFTLINDKSGYFLNKFAMEGTTSNKIVKAISEIKNNFNEKLNMVELAKHIDMSESHLYQNFKTITSLSPLQFQKKLRLEEAKKMLSVRKIDISEVAFLVGYESPSQFSREYARMFGMPPKEHLKQLHA
- a CDS encoding TIGR03915 family putative DNA repair protein, producing MVVFYDGSFEGFLTLVYEVYYAKLHVSAIIKKMPERLVFESVHEVFSDDVKASKVLNALKKHFSKENQRTIFNIFLCDTKAHERSLLEYIRTGFKNTRLLGNITNPHLFYIQNLEKELLSLVHKMYGFTRFEELEDGTLYAKIETKFNILPFLGEHFFKRLGKIPFIIHDVRRSLALMKDESSMQIHSIASFDAPIYSQNEAHVKELWKRFFKATAIQSRHNPKLQKNLVPLLYRTYMSEFQA
- a CDS encoding iron-containing alcohol dehydrogenase, with the translated sequence MENFTFWNPTRIEFGIDKEKEIGKHLEANGIKKVLLAYGSERIKKDGLFDTVAASLKAHNIAFVELGGIVSNPLLSKVYEGISVAKAHNVDAILAVGGGSVLDSSKAIAAGALTENDVWDFFLGKATVEKALPIFDIITLAATGSEMNHGAVITNDATHQKYFIQAPALFPKVSIINPQLQSSVSKEYLVYSASDVIAHCIEGYFTATTHPLFISKQIEVIITTVMETTEKLLENPNDDEARGEFAWAATCALNGLTHVGVAGIGFPNHMIEHAISAMCNIPHGAGLSIVMPAWMKWYRQYNETQFTRFATTIFGQKSAEEGIEALEAWFRKIGTPTKFSEYGIEEKSLPVIIENAVDNAHYFGMEKVYTKEVIAEILKNAL